In one Salvelinus sp. IW2-2015 linkage group LG26, ASM291031v2, whole genome shotgun sequence genomic region, the following are encoded:
- the LOC111952822 gene encoding carbohydrate sulfotransferase 1-like — protein MNSAMQCSWKAVILLALLSIAIQYTAIRTFTAKPFQMCPVTVSNPLNCGMLWQDAVDSSFDQRICDDLLYFTSNVSRKTHVLILATTRSGSSFVGQLFNQHQDVFYLFEPLYHVQTTLLPRLSHSRTAGDTRVMLGASRDLLRSLYDCDLYFLESYIKPQPANHSTDKLFRRGASKALCSLPVCDAFSPGELNIDEGECVRRCGGLNMTLASDACRERRHVAIKTVRIPEVSDLRALVEDPRLNLKVIQLVRDPRGILASRIETFRDTYRLWRIWRATGRRPYNLDLTQLTMVCQDFLGSVITGLSRPPWLKGRYMLVRYEDLARNPLQKTKEIYEYLGLIMDKNVGDWIQNNTRGSNDLSAKHKYGTVRDSAANAESWRLKLSYDMVDYTQTVCQQVLQELGYKTVSSPEELKNLSLTLIEDKTFLPFL, from the coding sequence ATGAATTCAGCCATGCAATGTTCCTGGAAGGCTGTGATTCTGCTAGCCTTACTGTCCATAGCGATCCAGTACACAGCCATCAGGACGTTCACAGCCAAGCCATTCCAAATGTGTCCAGTGACAGTCTCAAACCCTCTGAACTGCGGCATGCTGTGGCAGGACGCGGTGGACTCGTCCTTTGACCAGCGGATCTGTGACGACCTCCTTTACTTCACCTCCAACGTCTCCAGGAAGACCCACGTTCTCATTCTGGCCACGACCCGCAGCGGCAGCTCCTTCGTGGGTCAGCTGTTCAACCAGCACCAGGATGTGTTTTATCTGTTTGAGCCGCTCTACCATGTCCAGACCACCCTGCTCCCCCGCCTGTCCCACAGCAGGACGGCAGGCGACACTAGGGTGATGCTGGGGGCCAGCAGGGACTTGCTCCGGAGCCTCTACGACTGTGACCTTtacttcctggagagctacatcaAACCCCAGCCGGCCAATCACAGCACAGATAAGCTGTTCCGGAGGGGAGCAAGTAAGGCTCTGTGCTCCCTGCCCGTCTGCGACGCCTTCAGTCCTGGAGAGTTGAACATCGATGAAGGAGAGTGCGTCAGGAGGTGTGGCGGCCTCAACATGACGCTGGCGTCGGACGCCTGCCGGGAGCGGCGCCATGTGGCCATCAAGACGGTGAGGATACCGGAGGTGAGTGACCTCAGGGCTCTGGTGGAGGACCCTAGGCTCAACCTCAAGGTGATCCAGCTGGTCAGGGACCCCCGAGGGATCCTGGCCTCCCGCATCGAGACCTTCAGGGACACCTATAGACTCTGGAGGATCTGGAGGGCCACTGGGAGGAGGCCCTACAACCTGGACCTCACCCAGCTCACCATGGTCTGTCAGGACTTCCTGGGCTCTGTGATCACGGGCCTCAGCAGGCCCCCCTGGCTCAAAGGGAGGTACATGTTGGTCAGGTATGAGGACCTGGCCAGGAACCCGCTCCAGAAGACCAAGGAGATCTATGAATACCTGGGTCTGATCATGGACAAGAACGTCGGCGACTGGATCCAGAACAACACCAGGGGAAGCAACGATCTGTCCGCCAAGCATAAATACGGCACTGTTCGGGACTCAGCTGCCAATGCGGAAAGCTGGAGGCTCAAATTGTCTTATGACATGGTTGATTACACACAGACTGTGTGTCAGCAAGTTCTACAGGAGCTTGGTTATAAGACTGTCAGTTCCCCCGAGGAGCTGAAAAATCTGTCTCTGACTCTCATCGAGGACAAAACTTTTTTACCTTTTTTGTAG